GATCTAGCCCTTCTTTAACAAGCTGATTTTGAAATTCACCGGGATGTAGCGGTCGTAAATCAATTACCTGGCATCGGGAGCGAATCGTAGGAAGAATTGCCTGGCTGTTGTCGGTCAGCATAATTGCTGTAGTTTGTCTACTTGGCTCTTCCAGAAATTTCAAAATTCGGTTTGCCGCATTTACGGTCAATGTATCGGCACCTTTAATAATATATACCTTGCGATTGGATTCTAATCCAGAATACGTAAATTCTTTCTGCAAATTGCGAATTTGCTCTATTTTTATCGACTGACCATCCGGTTCAATCCAGTGCACATCCGGATGATTCCCAGAATCAATGCGTTTACATGCATTGCAATGGAGACATGGATCTGACACTGAATTATTTTCACAAAACAGCCCTTTCGCTATAAGTAAAGCAATGGCTTCTTTACCAGTACCTCGCTCACCTTGGAGTAAATACGCATGAGAAATTCGGTCTTTTTTTATACTATTTAAAATAATTCTACTTGCTAAGGGTTGAATTTTGGCAACCTCTGACCATGTTTCCATAAGTATCTCCTTCATTTGCTGTTTGAACATACTTGTTTCATAGTACTTTGTTTTCTATTAGGGATGAGCCTTACCAAGCTTTTATGGTGAAAGCTATCGTTTTCCTTATACTATAAATCCTAAAACTTTCCTATACTGTAATAAAAAATGCTCTTCGCTAATAATTCACGTCAACTATTGTCTTCGATTTGATGTTTATTTTTATACAAATCACTTCTCGATTTACCTTGCTACTTTAAAAACAGAACTATCGATCAAGCATATTTAGCTGAACAAAAACCAAGCGTCACGTAAAGGAGCATCCGTTTACCGTTTGGTTACTTTTACGTATATAAATTTACTAATAAGCCTTTTATTTCACCAATTAAACCGAGTAAATCTACCGCTTTCTTTTCCTGATTCATGATTTCTTCTGTTAACTGAATAAGCTTTTCATCAATTTCCTTTACAATAGCTAGCTGGCGATTAGCTCGTTCCATACCAAAGCTGGTTGATTGTTGTAAGCTCAATCCATTGTAAACTGTTTCCTGCAAAAATCCTTTGATAAGCCGTTTAAACTTAGCCAAATCCCGACACGTACGAAATCGAGCAAGCTTGTCCCCCTGAAGCGAGATATTCTTAACCAATACTTGCAATTCCTGCTGTTTCAAATGAAGAGTCTGGGACTGAAGCGTTTTTTGAAAAGAACGTGCAGCCTCCCCATTTGTACGGGCATAATTTGTTTCTGGTTGTGTTCTTAATTCCTGACTTATTTTCATCTGCTCAGCCCCTTTTTAACTTCATTAAAATTGAAAGAACGCCTCAATTGGTAAAATAAATACCGTTGCCCCGCCTACCTCAACCTTTACCGGCCTTGGAATATATGAATCGGCATTTCCACCCATTGGAGAAATTGGTGCAACCATTTGCTCGCGCTGTGAGCAATTATCTTTGATGATTTTTAATGCATTATCCACATAATCATCCTCACAGCCAAT
The window above is part of the Virgibacillus proomii genome. Proteins encoded here:
- a CDS encoding YaaR family protein; this translates as MKISQELRTQPETNYARTNGEAARSFQKTLQSQTLHLKQQELQVLVKNISLQGDKLARFRTCRDLAKFKRLIKGFLQETVYNGLSLQQSTSFGMERANRQLAIVKEIDEKLIQLTEEIMNQEKKAVDLLGLIGEIKGLLVNLYT
- the holB gene encoding DNA polymerase III subunit delta'; the protein is METWSEVAKIQPLASRIILNSIKKDRISHAYLLQGERGTGKEAIALLIAKGLFCENNSVSDPCLHCNACKRIDSGNHPDVHWIEPDGQSIKIEQIRNLQKEFTYSGLESNRKVYIIKGADTLTVNAANRILKFLEEPSRQTTAIMLTDNSQAILPTIRSRCQVIDLRPLHPGEFQNQLVKEGLDQRTAVLMSTLTNNFDEALAKSHDESFAIARRLVIQLVEVLLTNPEDVYLFIHQYWVTHFKERNEQEEGLDLLLFAIKDILYYHIEHEAGMVFFAPSDELLEKAARLFSQEKLLAMLQAVLQAKRKLKQNVHPTLVMEQLTLQMQR
- a CDS encoding cyclic-di-AMP receptor encodes the protein MKLLIAVVQDKDSNRLIDALGQENFKTTKLATTGGFLKEGNTTLMIGCEDDYVDNALKIIKDNCSQREQMVAPISPMGGNADSYIPRPVKVEVGGATVFILPIEAFFQF